The following coding sequences are from one Culex quinquefasciatus strain JHB chromosome 1, VPISU_Cqui_1.0_pri_paternal, whole genome shotgun sequence window:
- the LOC119771185 gene encoding uncharacterized protein LOC119771185: protein MAMDIGGKLSATLEFDGSLASWDGLVSKGGYKFKRVCVDQITPVMLRQLYEKHTKIEELRIAGTALEGKDLDDIGNHLRRLKVLHIKVEKDDHQMVTFFERLSKLRHLKMESDGESGMYGGYNWLNFSSQFHPLEVLELDNMAQSNPGLSWCNWFEHFPYLKTIKLKNCVLNHWIDFIAQISWLEKLDCLVLDGVYDRIGTFGNHPKNPNPNNIKVLKVRGDTMLARELAALLEGCPNLEKVYLLNMDVTQRDVLEVLQRKGENFDGFLLNDNEVWSDATLEDVKCIIDRCKDLSKSYQL, encoded by the exons ATGGCAATGGACATCGGTGGCAAACTATCCGCCACGCTCGAGTTCGACGGAAGTCTGGCAAGCTGGGATGGGCTGGTGTCGAAAGGTGGCTACAAATTTAAACGTGTCTGCGTGGACCAAATCACCCCCGTAATGCTGCGCCAACTTTACGAGAAGCATACAAAAATTGAGGAATTGCGCATCGCTGGGACAGCTTTGGAGGGGAAG GATCTGGATGATATTGGTAACCATCTCCGGAGGTTGAAAGTTCTCCACATTAAGGTGGAGAAAGATGACCACCAGATGGTCACCTTTTTCGAGAGACTTTCAAAGTTGAGACACCTGAAAATGGAATCCGACGGAGAGAGCGGAATGTATGGAGGCTACAATTGGTTAAACTTCAGCAGTCAATTTCATCCTTTAGAGGTTCTCGAACTGGACAATATGGCGCAGAGCAACCCGGGTTTGTCGTGGTGCAATTGGTTTGAACATTTTCCATATCTTAAAACgattaaactaaaaaattgcGTCCTAAACCATTGGATCGACTTCATAGCCCAAATAAGCTGGCTGGAAAAGCTTGATTGTCTGGTGCTGGACGGAGTTTACGACCGAATCGGTACGTTTGGAAATCACCCGAAAAATCCCAACCCAAACAACATCAAAGTTTTGAAGGTGAGGGGGGATACAATGTTGGCTAGAgagctggcagcactgctggAAGGCTGTCCGAACTTGGAGAAAGTCTATTTACTCAATATGGACGTAACACAGCGTgatgtgcttgaagttcttcaGCGTAAAGGGGAGAATTTCGATGGCTTTTTGTTGAATGACAACGAAGTTTGGTCGGATGCAACTCTGGAAGATGTCAAATGCATTATTGATAGATGTAAAGATTTGTCAAAATCCTACCAATTGTAA